The Erythrolamprus reginae isolate rEryReg1 chromosome 5, rEryReg1.hap1, whole genome shotgun sequence genome window below encodes:
- the MRPL43 gene encoding large ribosomal subunit protein mL43, which yields MTGRGTPSRFLASVLRNGLGRYVCQLQRITLVVSHHMANSLGAREYVEEKIVDFARQNPGIVVYVNPKKCRIPTLVAEYLNGTVKEEPLTSKTAEEIAEIVQKMANQSGLEIIRIRKPFHTDNPSIQGQWHPFINKPSKLNVQTIGARLQSLEK from the exons ATGACCGGCCGGGGGACCCCGAGCCGCTTCTTGGCGAGCGTCCTGCGGAATGGCTTGGGCCGCTACGTGTGTCAGCTGCAGCGCATCACCTTGGTTGTCAGCCACCACATGGCCAACTCGCTGGGCGCCAG AGAGTATGTTGAAGAAAAGATAGTGGATTTTGCAAGGCAGAACCCTGGGATTGTGGTTTATGTAAACCCAAAGAAGTGCAGGATCCCAACATTGGTTGCGGAATACT TGAATGGAACAGTGAAGGAGGAGCCTTTAACCAGCAAGACTGCAGAAGAGATTGCAGAGATTGTCCAAAAGATGGCCAACCAGTCCGGCCTAGAAATTATTCGTATCCGAAAACCTTTCCATACAGATAATCCCAGCATCCAAGGCCAGTGGCATCCTTTCATAAATAAGCCCAGCAAGCTCAATGTGCAAACCATAGGAGCCAGACTCCAGTCACTGGAAAAATGA
- the TWNK gene encoding twinkle mtDNA helicase, whose translation MLSATSRLLFRHRRPPGKWMLVGCSPCKHYKQEKLPPVQDPIPPASVTEIRQYLKAQKIPFHDGYSCIHVPSIFVREQQEHRLSYSLFIDKTTGHFICTATLVEGNWQDFQANVELQDKGLTLSDRHSMNEVHDPSGEDARHIWDRALPLGQLLDEQEAKDVKATFGISGVSNATLKHFGVRFLRAAQALVFPWFSPSGTSLKGLKLLRVERQGNSVHHVENMLPRPHAYHNLFGLPLISRRDTEVVLTSRELDALVLHQATGLPTLGLPRGISCLPPALLPYLEQFKRITLWLGEDLRSWESAKHFARKLNPKRCYLVRPSDQQLRPLEAFSSGMNLTKIVRSALPAGHKSIISFCQLREEVYGELVNVDQVAGVKWTRFPELSKLLKGHRKGELTVFTGPTGSGKTTFISEYALDLCMQGVNTLWGSFEIHNVRLAKIMLTQFAMEKLDEQLEKYDEWADKFEDLPLHFMTFYGQQNIKTVIDTMLHAVYMYDITHVIIDNLQFMMGQEQLSVDRLALQDYIVGTFRKFATDNNCHVTLIIHPRKEDEDRELQTSSIFGSAKASQEADNVLILQDRKLTAGPGRRYLQVSKNRFDGDVGIFPLEFSKTCLTFSKPVKGKTRVKKVKEDTEEPVQKPVTAAGDVPKKQRSQKQSNKSTKDALNVSSDGPNKP comes from the exons ATGCTCTCGGCGACGTCACGGCTCCTTTTTCGTCACCGACGCCCTCCAGGCAAATGGATGCTGGTTGGGTGCTCGCCTTGCAAGCACTACAAACAGGAGAAGCTTCCGCCGGTGCAGGACCCGATTCCTCCTGCCTCGGTTACCGAGATCCGGCAGTACCTCAAAGCCCAGAAGATCCCCTTTCACGATGGCTACAGTTGCATCCACGTGCCCAGTATTTTTGTGAGGGAGCAACAGGAGCACCGCCTTAGTTACAGCCTCTTTATCGATAAGACGACGGGCCATTTTATCTGCACGGCTACCCTGGTGGAAGGGAATTGGCAAGACTTCCAGGCCAACGTAGAGCTGCAGGATAAAGGGCTGACGCTAAGTGACAGGCACAGCATGAATGAGGTGCATGACCCGAGTGGTGAGGATGCTAGACACATATGGGACCGAGCCTTGCCTCTCGGGCAATTGCTGGATGAACAGGAGGCAAAAGATGTCAAGGCTACGTTTGGCATTTCTGGGGTGTCGAATGCCACTCTCAAACACTTTGGGGTGCGTTTTCTTCGGGCTGCTCAAGCGTTGGTGTTCCCGTGGTTCAGTCCTTCTGGCACCAGCTTGAAGGGATTGAAGCTCCTCCGAGTTGAGCGTCAAGGAAACAGTGTACACCATGTGGAGAACATGTTGCCTCGTCCTCATGCCTATCACAATCTCTTTGGTTTGCCGCTCATCAGTCGGCGTGATACAGAAGTGGTGTTGACTAGCCGAGAGTTGGATGCTCTGGTATTGCATCAAGCGACTGGTTTGCCCACCTTGGGTCTGCCTCGTGGGATTTCTTGTCTCCCCCCAGCCTTACTTCCCTACTTGGAACAGTTTAAAAGGATCACTTTGTGGTTAGGAGAGGATCTCCGGTCCTGGGAATCTGCTAAACATTTTGCACGGAAGCTGAATCCTAAGCGTTGTTATTTGGTGCGACCTAGTGACCAGCAGCTTCGACCTTTAGAGGCTTTTAGCAGTGGTATGAACCTTACCAAGATTGTACGCTCAGCTTTGCCAGCTGGCCACAAATCTATAATTTCATTTTGTCAACTGCGGGAAGAGGTCTATGGGGAGCTGGTCAATGTAGATCAGGTGGCTGGCGTCAAATGGACTCGTTTCCCAGAACTGAGCAAACTTCTCAAAGGCCACCGGAAAGGAGAACTCACTGTTTTTACAG GTCCAACAGGCAGCGGGAAGACTACTTTCATAAGTGAATATGCTCTCGATCTCTGTATGCAAGGGGTTAATACATTATGGGGGAGCTTTGAGATCCATAATGTGCGCTTGGCCAAGATCATGCTTACTCAATTTGCCATGGAAAAACTGGATGAGCAACTGGAAAAATATGATGAGTGGGCAGACAAGTTTGAGGACCTTCCACTTCATTTCATGACCTTCTATGGACAACAGAACATCAA GACAGTAATTGATACCATGCTCCATGCTGTGTACATGTATGATATTACTCATGTTATCATTGATAATCTCCAGTTTATGATGGGCCAGGAGCAACTCAGTGTAGACAG GCTTGCTCTCCAAGACTATATTGTGGGTACCTTCCGAAAATTTGCTACAGACAACAACTGTCATGTTACCTTGATCATTCATCCCCGGAAGGAAGATGAAGATAGAGAGCTGCAAACTTCTTCCATTTTTGGATCTGCAAAG gCCAGCCAGGAGGCTGACAATGTGTTGATCCTGCAGGATAGGAAATTAACAGCAGGACCAGGCAGGCGCTACTTACAGGTTTCCAAGAATCGCTTTGATGGAGATGTGGGAATATTTCCCCTGGAATTCAGCAAAACTTGCCTTACGTTCTCTAAACCTGTCAAAGGCAAAACCAGGGTAAAGAAGGTAAAAGAGGATACTGAGGAGCCAGTCCAAAAACCTGTAACAGCTGCTGGAGATGTTCCAAAGAAGCAACGATCCCAGAAACAATCCAATAAGAGCACAAAAGATGCCTTAAATGTATCATCCGATGGACCCAACAAGCCGTGA